In a single window of the Xylanimonas protaetiae genome:
- a CDS encoding sensor histidine kinase: MTWAVAVAGLLLLPTLARLDTGSQTVLPGTGSLRWWAVVAAVTAQSVAVAWARRRPVAALLGVSAALALLAVTHPSDAAGTANLAVPVVAFRAVASHPMAHLRAALTGATTVVAAGSAIELARAQGGFSLTVAGAAAGTALVLVVVGLIPGLVVASRRAVAAARDGELRALAREQAAVLRGVVAAERTAMAREVHDIAAHHLSGMALMLSAIDRQVDTDPAAAREGVRAVREQSRVVLNDLRRLVGLLREGGAAEALGPLTLAAVPGLVDATAARHEASVVVLPAADDASLGASVGPVAQAAGYRMVQESLANARQHAPGARCVVTVDDTHPDGVALTVRNDPPAYRPTSSPSGGHGLLGMRERAELVGATLRHGPNVDGGWEVRLWLPRDARRTEDPGGHA, from the coding sequence GTGACCTGGGCTGTCGCCGTCGCCGGGCTGCTGCTACTCCCGACGCTGGCCCGGCTCGACACCGGCTCGCAGACGGTCCTGCCCGGGACCGGCTCGCTCCGATGGTGGGCGGTGGTCGCCGCGGTGACCGCGCAGTCCGTGGCCGTGGCCTGGGCGCGACGACGGCCCGTCGCGGCGTTGCTCGGCGTGAGCGCGGCGCTCGCCCTGCTGGCCGTGACGCATCCCTCCGACGCCGCGGGCACCGCGAACCTCGCCGTTCCCGTGGTGGCGTTCCGGGCTGTCGCGTCGCACCCGATGGCGCACCTCCGGGCCGCGTTGACGGGGGCGACGACTGTGGTTGCGGCGGGTTCCGCGATCGAGCTCGCGCGCGCCCAGGGCGGGTTCTCGCTCACCGTGGCCGGTGCTGCGGCCGGCACCGCGCTCGTCCTCGTCGTCGTCGGGCTGATCCCCGGCCTGGTGGTCGCCTCCAGGCGCGCGGTCGCGGCGGCGCGCGACGGCGAGCTGCGCGCCCTGGCACGCGAGCAGGCAGCCGTGCTGCGCGGCGTCGTCGCCGCGGAACGCACCGCGATGGCCCGCGAGGTGCACGACATCGCCGCGCACCACCTGTCCGGGATGGCGCTGATGCTCTCGGCGATCGACCGGCAGGTCGACACCGACCCCGCCGCTGCACGCGAGGGCGTGCGCGCGGTGCGCGAGCAGAGCCGTGTCGTCCTGAACGACCTGCGCCGCCTGGTCGGGCTCCTGCGGGAGGGCGGCGCCGCCGAGGCGCTCGGGCCCCTCACGCTGGCGGCGGTCCCCGGCCTGGTCGACGCGACGGCCGCGCGCCACGAGGCGTCGGTCGTGGTCCTGCCCGCCGCCGACGACGCCTCGCTCGGGGCGAGCGTCGGCCCGGTCGCGCAGGCCGCCGGGTACCGCATGGTGCAGGAGTCGCTCGCCAACGCACGCCAGCACGCACCCGGCGCCCGCTGCGTCGTCACGGTGGACGACACCCACCCCGACGGCGTGGCGCTGACCGTGCGCAACGACCCGCCTGCCTACCGCCCGACGTCGTCGCCGTCGGGCGGCCACGGCTTGCTCGGCATGCGGGAGCGCGCCGAGCTCGTCGGGGCGACGCTGCGTCACGGCCCCAACGTGGACGGCGGCTGGGAGGTCCGGCTGTGGCTCCCGCGCGACGCCCGACGCACCGAGGACCCAGGAGGTCACGCGTGA
- a CDS encoding ABC transporter permease — MTSSTVIEPAATPADPPDGRARHAAPGTAPSRRTTIATYVGMLLFPFVMVTMMYSTYVGTMHAPQVRDLPVAVVGTSAPGSTATQAVNALDAVPDSQLDPRLVPDVAAARDLLQSQDVAAVVVPPATGDDHATVLIASAGGASKTQTVQTLVVPTAAGLGWSTQVEDVAPLPAGDSSGTVVMFAAMGMMLAGYVPLSIMMMGTPHLLRLRRFLPVLAGWAVVVPTVIWLLLGPLVGGVQGHYLTFLGVGALTVSAVGLVQLFFAKVAGPLAVLLGMLLLVVFGMPASNLALPVQSMPGFFQALHHVLPLPAAGEALRSILYFDGVGLWPHLVTLAVGLVVGLVAATLVERKNGDAIPAASKFTDSRTPLPALPGGPVRSRGTRHFAAAAFPGTMLVLVVGLMGFSMHAPTVHDLPVAVVGPTQEAAEQTVSALAGGLGDVVDLQVMASADDADAAIKSREIVAAFLLPGATDASAPVLHTASGAGMAQQRAVSAIFTQVTAAQGVSLDQVDIVPLTDQDTQGSNTLYVAMAWVMAGFLVCAVLRGGAPTLRTMHQQLPLLLAWAVVMSTWLWLLFAHLIGAVHGPAWQLIGVGALTIFSVSMATSVVTRSIGMAAVPAVTVVMLLAGVPASGGGLSIYMVPEFFQRLHSVLPLGGAVDAVRSITYFDGIGLVPALFVILAWGAAGLLVNVVLDKHLVKRPVNVPPERFMPRGAAA, encoded by the coding sequence ATGACCTCCTCCACCGTGATCGAACCGGCCGCCACCCCGGCCGACCCACCCGACGGGCGCGCACGCCACGCCGCCCCCGGGACCGCCCCGAGCCGGCGGACGACCATCGCCACCTACGTCGGGATGCTCCTGTTCCCGTTCGTGATGGTCACGATGATGTACTCGACGTACGTCGGCACCATGCACGCGCCCCAGGTGCGCGACCTGCCCGTCGCCGTCGTCGGCACGAGTGCGCCTGGCTCGACCGCGACCCAGGCAGTCAACGCGCTCGACGCCGTCCCGGACTCCCAGCTCGACCCGCGGCTGGTGCCCGACGTCGCTGCCGCGCGTGACCTACTCCAGAGCCAGGACGTGGCCGCCGTCGTCGTGCCGCCCGCCACGGGCGACGACCACGCGACCGTCCTGATCGCGTCCGCGGGGGGCGCCTCCAAGACCCAGACGGTCCAGACCCTCGTCGTGCCCACGGCGGCCGGCCTGGGCTGGTCGACGCAGGTCGAGGACGTCGCTCCGCTGCCCGCCGGGGACTCCTCGGGCACCGTGGTGATGTTCGCCGCGATGGGCATGATGCTCGCCGGCTACGTCCCGTTGAGCATCATGATGATGGGCACCCCGCACCTGCTGCGCCTGCGCCGGTTCCTGCCCGTGCTGGCGGGCTGGGCGGTCGTCGTGCCCACGGTCATCTGGCTGCTGCTCGGCCCGCTCGTGGGTGGCGTCCAGGGGCACTACCTGACCTTCCTCGGCGTCGGCGCCCTCACGGTCTCGGCGGTCGGGCTGGTCCAGCTGTTCTTCGCCAAGGTGGCGGGCCCGCTCGCGGTGCTGCTCGGCATGCTCCTCCTCGTGGTGTTCGGCATGCCCGCCTCCAACCTGGCCCTGCCCGTCCAGTCGATGCCGGGCTTCTTCCAGGCGCTGCACCACGTGCTGCCGCTCCCCGCGGCAGGAGAGGCGCTGCGCTCGATCCTCTACTTCGACGGCGTCGGGCTCTGGCCGCACCTCGTCACGCTCGCCGTCGGCCTCGTGGTGGGCCTCGTCGCCGCGACCCTCGTGGAGCGCAAGAACGGCGACGCCATCCCGGCCGCCTCCAAGTTCACCGACTCGCGCACACCGCTGCCTGCCCTGCCCGGCGGGCCGGTGCGCTCGCGCGGCACCCGCCACTTCGCCGCTGCGGCGTTCCCGGGCACGATGCTCGTCCTGGTGGTGGGCCTCATGGGCTTCTCCATGCACGCCCCGACCGTCCACGACCTTCCGGTCGCCGTCGTCGGGCCCACGCAGGAGGCCGCGGAACAGACGGTCAGCGCCCTGGCCGGCGGGCTCGGCGACGTCGTCGACCTCCAGGTCATGGCCTCCGCCGACGACGCCGACGCCGCCATCAAGAGCCGCGAGATCGTCGCGGCGTTCCTGCTCCCCGGCGCGACCGACGCGAGCGCGCCCGTGCTCCACACCGCCTCGGGCGCCGGGATGGCCCAGCAGCGCGCGGTCTCGGCGATCTTCACGCAGGTCACCGCCGCGCAGGGCGTCTCCCTCGACCAGGTCGACATCGTCCCGCTGACCGACCAGGACACCCAGGGCAGCAACACCCTCTACGTCGCGATGGCGTGGGTCATGGCCGGCTTCCTCGTGTGCGCCGTGCTGCGCGGCGGGGCGCCCACGCTGCGCACCATGCACCAGCAGCTGCCGCTGCTGCTCGCGTGGGCCGTCGTCATGTCGACCTGGCTGTGGCTGCTGTTCGCGCACCTCATCGGCGCCGTCCACGGGCCCGCATGGCAGCTCATCGGCGTCGGCGCGCTGACCATCTTCTCGGTGTCCATGGCCACGTCCGTGGTGACCCGCAGCATCGGCATGGCCGCGGTCCCCGCGGTCACCGTCGTCATGCTGCTGGCCGGCGTGCCCGCCTCCGGCGGCGGCCTGTCGATCTACATGGTCCCGGAGTTCTTCCAGCGCCTGCACTCCGTCCTGCCGCTCGGCGGGGCCGTCGACGCCGTCCGGTCGATCACGTACTTCGACGGGATCGGCCTGGTGCCCGCCCTCTTCGTGATCCTCGCCTGGGGTGCGGCCGGGCTGCTCGTCAACGTCGTGCTCGACAAGCACCTGGTCAAGCGGCCGGTGAACGTGCCGCCGGAGCGGTTCATGCCGCGTGGAGCGGCGGCCTGA
- a CDS encoding TetR/AcrR family transcriptional regulator, translating into MTRSDAQRSALLDAAERLFAEEGISGVSDRRIAADAGHRNHSAVAYHFGGRAGLLEALVERHTRELHDSMRDRLERSDSVLDDVRALVLPTTDALDALPWPSWRARFLATLVDDPQTRELARTNLELSPLASAVVRSALSRLTELDPAVAQGRARLMVWMVVNTCADVERAPQRPDWRAVGAFLSDAIAGMLQAPSSQERSVGARRAAVAGRGTMARAHEPAGGPSDPPG; encoded by the coding sequence ATGACGAGATCGGACGCACAGCGCAGTGCGCTCCTCGACGCGGCCGAGCGCCTCTTCGCCGAGGAGGGCATCAGCGGCGTCTCCGACCGCCGGATCGCGGCCGACGCCGGGCACCGGAACCACTCGGCCGTCGCCTACCACTTCGGGGGGAGGGCCGGGCTGCTCGAAGCCCTGGTCGAGCGCCACACGCGCGAGCTGCACGACTCCATGCGCGACCGGCTCGAGCGGTCCGACTCCGTGCTGGACGACGTGCGGGCGCTCGTGCTGCCCACGACCGACGCGCTCGACGCGCTGCCCTGGCCGAGCTGGCGGGCGCGGTTCCTCGCCACCCTCGTCGACGACCCGCAGACGCGCGAGCTCGCGCGCACCAACCTCGAGCTCAGCCCGCTGGCCTCGGCCGTCGTGCGCTCCGCCCTGTCCCGGCTGACCGAGCTCGACCCTGCGGTGGCCCAGGGGAGGGCCCGGCTCATGGTGTGGATGGTGGTCAACACCTGCGCCGACGTCGAACGGGCCCCGCAACGGCCGGACTGGCGCGCCGTCGGAGCCTTCCTGTCCGACGCGATCGCGGGGATGCTCCAGGCGCCGTCGAGCCAGGAGCGGTCCGTGGGCGCTCGCCGCGCCGCCGTCGCGGGCCGTGGGACGATGGCGCGTGCCCATGAGCCCGCAGGCGGACCGAGCGACCCCCCTGGCTGA